A region from the Brassica napus cultivar Da-Ae chromosome C8, Da-Ae, whole genome shotgun sequence genome encodes:
- the LOC106416139 gene encoding BTB/POZ domain-containing protein At2g24240 codes for MIERLLYRRKNKSSHLFSVQNLEFILLTSMGNSKDRIKFNVGGRIFETTSTTLANAGHDSFFGALFDDDWNLSPPKEDLFIDRNPDCFAVLLDLLRTGDLNVPANIPERLLHREASFYGLLHHVRTAKWGPFDGNRLRLSDSVKGIAPGDGTAVRAGPDGGCCVAHGSVVHVFDWMLEEHCPINLDYQRVNDVGWIDSDNIVLSACEKLGRGDGGMGLFSSSTGDLRYKFQVCHENQVKSYTAGALSFNQDYKIFSSCKGRSNEYGIGVWDQITGKQTDFFYESPGWSLGDADKLQWLNGMNCLLVATLFPRKDNCYISLLDFRDKNMVWSWSDTGSPMAIDEKRVRDAIAMEDSNSICVVNEFEDLGFIDLRMYGGSVRWSSRSRLMKSKMPDEPCYPKLALHEGQLFSSMNDSISVFCGPDWVLTSRLRRSYGGSICDFSIGGDRLFALHSEENVFDVWETPPSPII; via the coding sequence ATGATTGAAAGATTACTTTATCGGAGAAAAAACAAAAGCTCTCACCTTTTCTCTGTTCAAAATCTTGAATTCATCCTTCTTACATCGATGGGTAACTCAAAAGACAGGATCAAATTCAACGTTGGCGGTCGAATCTTCGAAACGACGTCGACGACCCTCGCGAACGCAGGTCACGATTCCTTCTTCGGGGCCTTGTTCGACGACGACTGGAACCTCTCCCCTCCCAAAGAAGATCTTTTCATCGACAGAAACCCAGATTGCTTCGCCGTCCTCCTCGATCTCCTCCGCACCGGAGACCTCAACGTCCCCGCGAACATCCCGGAGCGCCTCCTCCACAGAGAAGCCTCCTTCTACGGCCTCCTCCACCACGTACGCACCGCTAAATGGGGCCCGTTCGACGGCAACCGTCTCCGATTATCCGATTCCGTCAAAGGAATCGCTCCAGGAGACGGAACCGCCGTCAGGGCCGGCCCAGACGGCGGCTGCTGCGTCGCGCACGGGAGCGTGGTCCACGTGTTTGACTGGATGCTGGAAGAGCATTGTCCGATAAACCTCGATTACCAGAGGGTTAACGACGTGGGGTGGATTGATTCGGACAACATCGTGCTGTCTGCTTGCGAGAAGCTGGGGAGGGGAGACGGAGGCATGGGTCTGTTCAGCTCGTCAACCGGCGATCTCCGGTATAAGTTTCAGGTATGTCACGAGAATCAAGTCAAGAGTTATACAGCTGGAGCTTTGAGTTTTAATCAGGACTATAAGATCTTCTCGAGCTGCAAAGGTAGGAGTAATGAGTACGGAATCGGAGTTTGGGATCAGATCACCGGAAAGCAAACCGATTTCTTCTACGAGAGTCCTGGCTGGTCGCTTGGTGATGCGGACAAGCTTCAGTGGCTGAACGGTATGAACTGTCTTCTTGTCGCCACGTTGTTTCCAAGAAAAGACAACTGTTACATTAGTCTGTTGGATTTTCGAGACAAGAACATGGTTTGGTCTTGGTCGGATACTGGCTCTCCTATGGCGATAGATGAGAAGAGGGTGAGGGATGCGATAGCTATGGAAGATAGCAACTCTATCTGTGTGGTGAATGAGTTTGAGGATTTGGGGTTTATTGATCTGAGGATGTACGGAGGAAGCGTGAGGTGGAGTTCGAGAAGCAGGTTGATGAAAAGCAAGATGCCTGACGAGCCTTGTTACCCGAAACTGGCGTTGCATGAAGGCCAGCTTTTCTCTTCGATGAATGATTCCATCTCTGTGTTTTGTGGACCTGATTGGGTGTTAACCTCTAGGCTAAGGAGAAGCTATGGTGGCTCGATCTGTGATTTCTCCATTGGTGGGGATCGGCTTTTCGCATTGCATAGCGAAGAGAatgtgtttgatgtgtgggagaCTCCACCTTCTCCGATCATCTGA